In the genome of Pseudomonadota bacterium, one region contains:
- a CDS encoding SDR family NAD(P)-dependent oxidoreductase: protein MTEKKQIELSEKLNSKPSDIAIIGMSCLLPNAADLPQYWDNIIYKVNSLREIPADRWDWREFYNADSGDEHSINSKWGGFIDPQPFDPAEFGMPPNSVQSVEPLQLLTLATAQAALKDAGYLDKTFPRETTSVILGIGSGIADLALQYSFKAHARMFFKDVSGIDQNLPKWTEDSYPGILPNVTAGRIANRLDLGGVNFVVDAACGSSLGAIYQGVKELETGTSDMVITGGAEGSQNPFAYFCFSKTHALSSTGECRVFDQGADGTVLSEGIVIVILKRLDDAVRDHDRIYAVIKSVAGSSDGKDRGLTAPRPEGQHRALERAYAKSGVDPDDIGLIEAHGTGTVVGDRIEIESLSRIFTQKENQPPKHAIGSVKSQIGHSKGAAGAAGLVKAALALYHKVLPPTANVKSPNRALENTSLYVNSQTRPWIHSRDTVGRCASVSAFGFGGTNFHAVLEEFTAAENFKEAPVNRWPEELFVWRGENPAAIQKKLQGYVITLQNAGPPSLLELSCKLWDEARAFSGKTLAIVASSKEDLRNKILKFIRKADEAGTGNPLAINDSLGIFYNDEPLLDTGKVAYLFPGQGAQYPGMLNDLAVHFSEVRIGFEIADRILSGKYDQPLSATIFPPPFFTPGQEEAAKKQLSRTHTTQPAVGAASLGICNLLDSLGIRPELVCGHSYGELSALRQAGAITVEDFFTLSEIRGRLLAEAGKENPGAMAAIDTEEEIVKPMLSEYVELWIANCNSPKQTVVSGNIGEIEAFVEKARAAGFRATRLPVSGAFHTPFLSTVKEAFSAVLQDTDFSTGTVPVYSNTRAEQYPGDPAAMREVLAGQIINPVRFIEEIRAMYEAGARVFIEAGPRNILGTLVTQILADFPHAVITLDNPGEHGVRQLLLGLGSLAAQGVNVNFDRLFAGRIPVGEKDGRATSSVKKKASSTKIMLKLGKTWPSAESRSSVANKAAQSALERIQKNPAMEMFAAGRGAAHIGDGDMDGVIIQYQKSMQRFLDMQREIMLTYLEGAPPEGAAKSQALKQNGAGANIVVPSPEPVPKAPQPLTVGLNAEVLKEKILALVSDRTGYPRDMLDPDADMEADMGIDSIKRVEILGAIQKEHLSQYDEPNARQTQDLAERKTLQGIIDWLIDFISSQQGVAEVSQPVQQKAAGPDVKSRILNIVSDRTGYPLDMLDPAADMEADMGIDSIKRVEILGALQKELLSQYDEPNAGQTQDLGGRKTLQGIVDWVVEFTGAIQPGAGEPVIPQHTKILQPEKLEVPLQAEDLILPRYEVRISEMPFQEDAKEVLPAKGVVVITDDEQGLAREIQGILQNKGLSTVLLRLSEAEESSAENELCCRFDSFEGASKAIGTIRKKYGPISGLIHLAGLREMMPYDKLTLSEWQKRLREDVKSLFYLIKASAADLQVQAETDRAWIAGITNLGGTFTLEDLISESTFNPGHGGIAGMLKALQREWPVATCKAIDFDPVLDQSFVAQQIVRELTSLEWDVEVGFREEKRLVVRVIPTPLMDDPEKPAPLAKDDIVVITGGARGITAEIAIEIAEQYQSTLLLLGRSAPIEPESEDTVDLSDHKEIRAALFKKMQVKDSSVKPADVERVFKQILRTREMSANFRAMEKAGSIVRYFQADACDEPAMTRTLEKIYNEYGRIDAFVHGAGIIEDAFIESKSPESFERVFDTKAESIFILERLLRGETLKLMVLFASVVGRFGNAGQLDYAATNEVMNKVACRLNRRWPGRILSIDWGPWADAGMASPEVQAQLRERGIKLVDPPRGRYMFEREIRLGRKEDVEIVIGGGLWGSKDEEIRLTDQDVLPLLDGDPPGLVGHEVWHYNEIIDLPRHPYLLSHLMASKPVIPVAIIIELMAEIIKYGWNDWIVTGLEDLRIIKGIIIYPGRTGIRITVYPTESQALKAGTRVVEARAFQADNPKFPTHMAKFTLAHQLPDSPRYDPETLGELEAYPLSIEDCYDQLLFHGPKLQHVEEVLGIGENAIRSRMRISDPKEFLDRFVEHGWIIDPVIIDCLSQQINFWTRAKLGSSSFPTNLGSCRLFNASPAEQLFCDTRITRVSSGGSLVVADIRLWNDKHETVMLVENMEFSSSEKLNYLHKEELRSEMILDD from the coding sequence ATGACTGAAAAGAAACAGATAGAATTATCAGAAAAATTGAACAGCAAACCTTCTGATATCGCAATCATCGGCATGTCCTGCCTCTTGCCCAACGCTGCCGATCTGCCTCAGTATTGGGATAATATCATTTACAAGGTAAACAGTCTTCGTGAGATCCCCGCCGACCGCTGGGATTGGCGGGAATTTTACAATGCTGATTCTGGAGACGAGCACTCGATCAATTCAAAATGGGGCGGTTTTATTGATCCGCAGCCTTTTGACCCGGCCGAATTCGGCATGCCGCCAAACAGTGTCCAGTCGGTGGAACCCCTGCAATTACTCACCCTGGCCACTGCGCAAGCGGCCCTTAAAGATGCCGGATATCTTGATAAAACGTTTCCCCGGGAGACAACCTCGGTGATACTGGGTATTGGCAGCGGTATTGCCGATCTTGCCCTGCAATATAGTTTCAAAGCCCATGCCCGTATGTTTTTCAAGGATGTTTCGGGGATCGACCAGAATCTGCCGAAATGGACCGAGGATTCCTATCCAGGCATATTGCCCAATGTGACTGCCGGTCGTATTGCAAATCGTCTGGATCTTGGTGGGGTGAATTTTGTAGTGGATGCCGCCTGCGGATCATCCCTCGGGGCGATTTATCAGGGAGTAAAGGAGCTTGAGACCGGCACCAGCGACATGGTGATTACCGGCGGTGCTGAAGGGAGTCAGAACCCGTTTGCTTATTTCTGTTTCAGTAAAACCCATGCCCTGTCTTCAACCGGCGAATGTCGGGTCTTTGATCAGGGCGCAGACGGCACGGTTTTGAGCGAAGGAATTGTCATTGTCATCCTCAAACGGCTTGACGATGCTGTCCGTGATCATGATCGAATCTACGCCGTGATAAAATCCGTTGCCGGATCCAGCGACGGCAAGGATAGGGGCTTGACGGCTCCCCGTCCCGAAGGTCAGCACCGGGCGTTGGAACGGGCTTACGCTAAATCCGGCGTTGATCCCGATGATATCGGTCTGATTGAAGCACACGGCACCGGTACGGTGGTTGGTGATCGCATTGAAATAGAATCCCTCAGCCGGATATTTACCCAAAAGGAGAATCAACCGCCGAAACATGCCATCGGCTCGGTCAAATCCCAGATCGGTCACTCCAAGGGGGCGGCCGGTGCGGCCGGACTGGTCAAGGCGGCCCTGGCGCTTTATCACAAAGTGCTGCCGCCCACCGCCAATGTGAAGTCGCCAAACCGGGCCCTTGAAAATACCTCCCTCTACGTCAATTCTCAAACCAGGCCATGGATTCATTCCAGGGATACGGTGGGACGTTGCGCCTCGGTCAGCGCATTCGGGTTCGGCGGCACGAATTTTCATGCAGTTCTTGAGGAATTTACTGCTGCTGAGAATTTCAAAGAGGCGCCGGTAAACAGGTGGCCGGAGGAGTTGTTTGTCTGGCGGGGTGAGAATCCTGCTGCAATACAAAAGAAGCTGCAGGGGTATGTGATAACGCTGCAGAATGCCGGGCCGCCAAGCCTGCTTGAACTTTCCTGTAAATTATGGGATGAGGCAAGGGCTTTTTCCGGAAAAACCCTGGCGATTGTTGCATCATCCAAAGAAGACCTCAGGAACAAGATTCTTAAATTCATCCGTAAAGCCGATGAGGCCGGCACCGGGAATCCTCTGGCCATCAATGACAGCCTTGGGATTTTTTATAACGATGAACCGCTTCTCGATACAGGAAAAGTCGCGTATCTGTTTCCCGGGCAGGGCGCGCAATATCCCGGCATGCTTAATGATCTTGCCGTGCATTTTTCTGAGGTGCGTATAGGTTTTGAGATTGCTGACCGGATACTTTCCGGGAAATATGATCAACCTTTGAGCGCCACAATATTTCCGCCGCCTTTTTTTACTCCCGGGCAGGAGGAGGCAGCTAAAAAGCAACTCAGCCGGACCCATACAACCCAGCCAGCGGTGGGTGCCGCAAGCCTGGGAATCTGCAATTTACTTGATTCCCTGGGTATCCGGCCGGAGCTTGTCTGCGGCCACAGCTATGGCGAACTTTCAGCGTTGCGGCAGGCAGGGGCCATAACTGTGGAAGATTTTTTTACCCTTTCCGAAATACGCGGCAGGTTGCTTGCCGAGGCAGGGAAAGAGAATCCCGGCGCCATGGCGGCAATTGATACGGAAGAAGAAATTGTTAAACCGATGCTTAGCGAGTACGTCGAATTATGGATTGCAAACTGTAATTCGCCAAAACAGACGGTTGTTTCCGGCAATATCGGAGAAATAGAAGCATTTGTCGAAAAAGCAAGGGCCGCAGGCTTTCGCGCCACCCGTCTTCCGGTTTCAGGTGCATTTCACACGCCCTTTCTCTCCACAGTTAAGGAGGCGTTTTCCGCAGTTTTACAGGATACTGATTTTTCCACAGGCACGGTCCCGGTCTACTCAAATACCAGAGCTGAACAATATCCCGGAGACCCTGCTGCAATGCGTGAGGTGCTTGCCGGGCAGATCATCAATCCGGTGCGCTTCATTGAGGAGATTCGGGCCATGTATGAGGCCGGGGCACGGGTATTTATCGAGGCAGGACCCCGCAATATTCTCGGCACACTTGTTACGCAGATTTTAGCGGATTTTCCCCATGCGGTAATCACCCTGGATAATCCCGGCGAACACGGGGTACGGCAATTATTGCTCGGTCTCGGGAGTCTGGCCGCCCAGGGAGTGAATGTCAACTTTGATCGATTATTTGCGGGAAGGATCCCAGTAGGGGAAAAGGATGGAAGAGCCACATCCTCTGTAAAGAAGAAAGCCAGTTCCACCAAAATCATGCTGAAGCTGGGGAAGACCTGGCCATCAGCCGAGTCGCGCAGCAGTGTAGCAAACAAGGCTGCGCAATCTGCTCTTGAAAGAATCCAAAAGAATCCTGCCATGGAAATGTTTGCAGCAGGCCGCGGGGCAGCACATATCGGCGACGGAGATATGGACGGAGTGATCATCCAGTATCAGAAGAGCATGCAGCGCTTTCTCGACATGCAGCGCGAAATAATGCTCACTTACCTGGAAGGCGCTCCCCCTGAGGGGGCGGCAAAATCTCAGGCCCTTAAACAGAATGGTGCGGGGGCAAATATTGTTGTGCCTTCTCCGGAACCAGTCCCGAAAGCACCGCAACCATTGACAGTCGGGCTTAATGCCGAGGTTTTGAAAGAGAAGATCCTTGCCCTGGTCAGCGACCGTACCGGGTATCCCCGTGATATGCTTGACCCGGATGCTGACATGGAAGCGGATATGGGGATTGATTCCATCAAGCGTGTGGAGATCCTGGGGGCCATTCAAAAGGAACATCTTTCCCAATACGATGAGCCCAATGCCCGGCAGACTCAGGATTTGGCCGAACGAAAAACCCTGCAGGGGATTATTGACTGGCTCATCGATTTTATCAGTTCCCAACAGGGGGTGGCGGAAGTTTCTCAACCAGTTCAGCAAAAAGCCGCCGGCCCTGACGTGAAATCCCGGATTCTCAATATTGTCAGTGATCGGACCGGGTATCCCCTTGATATGCTTGATCCGGCTGCGGACATGGAAGCGGACATGGGGATTGACTCCATCAAGCGCGTGGAAATTCTTGGGGCGCTGCAAAAGGAACTCCTCTCGCAATACGATGAGCCAAATGCCGGGCAGACCCAGGATTTGGGCGGCCGGAAAACCCTGCAGGGCATAGTTGACTGGGTGGTGGAATTTACCGGGGCAATCCAGCCTGGGGCAGGCGAGCCGGTAATCCCTCAACACACGAAAATCCTACAACCGGAAAAACTTGAAGTTCCTTTGCAGGCAGAGGATCTCATCTTGCCGCGCTACGAGGTGCGGATCTCTGAAATGCCTTTTCAGGAGGACGCGAAAGAGGTTCTGCCGGCAAAAGGGGTGGTTGTCATAACCGACGATGAGCAGGGCCTGGCAAGGGAAATCCAGGGAATTCTACAAAACAAAGGTTTGAGCACGGTGCTTCTTCGACTGAGTGAAGCCGAGGAAAGCAGCGCTGAAAATGAGCTTTGCTGCCGTTTTGATTCCTTTGAAGGGGCAAGCAAAGCAATTGGCACCATCCGTAAAAAATACGGACCGATCAGCGGCTTAATCCACCTTGCAGGGTTGCGGGAGATGATGCCCTACGATAAGTTGACCCTGAGCGAATGGCAGAAGAGGCTCAGGGAGGATGTGAAAAGTCTCTTCTATCTTATCAAGGCATCGGCTGCTGACCTGCAGGTCCAAGCGGAAACCGACCGGGCATGGATTGCCGGGATCACCAATCTTGGCGGTACGTTTACCCTTGAAGACCTGATCAGCGAATCGACCTTTAATCCCGGTCACGGCGGAATTGCCGGAATGCTAAAAGCCCTTCAGCGGGAATGGCCGGTTGCCACCTGCAAGGCCATTGATTTTGATCCGGTTCTCGACCAATCTTTTGTCGCCCAACAGATTGTCCGTGAGCTTACTTCGCTGGAATGGGATGTGGAGGTGGGATTCAGGGAAGAAAAAAGGCTTGTGGTGCGGGTTATTCCCACTCCGTTGATGGATGATCCTGAGAAACCAGCTCCACTTGCCAAGGATGATATTGTCGTGATAACCGGCGGCGCCCGGGGGATTACCGCGGAAATCGCCATTGAAATCGCTGAGCAGTATCAGTCGACCCTCTTGCTTCTCGGACGCTCTGCCCCCATTGAGCCGGAATCAGAGGATACGGTGGATTTATCCGATCACAAAGAGATCCGTGCCGCTCTATTTAAGAAAATGCAGGTAAAGGATAGTTCTGTAAAACCAGCGGATGTGGAAAGGGTCTTTAAGCAGATTCTAAGAACTCGAGAGATGTCGGCAAATTTCAGGGCCATGGAAAAAGCGGGCTCCATCGTGCGATATTTTCAGGCGGATGCCTGCGATGAACCGGCAATGACCCGGACCCTTGAGAAGATTTACAACGAATACGGCAGGATTGATGCATTTGTCCACGGCGCGGGAATTATCGAGGATGCATTTATTGAGTCCAAGTCGCCGGAGTCCTTCGAGCGGGTGTTTGATACCAAGGCGGAGAGTATTTTTATATTGGAAAGATTGCTCCGCGGCGAGACTCTGAAACTCATGGTGCTTTTTGCCTCGGTGGTCGGTCGTTTCGGGAATGCCGGACAATTGGATTATGCGGCCACCAATGAGGTAATGAACAAGGTTGCCTGCCGTCTGAACCGAAGATGGCCGGGAAGGATTCTCTCCATTGACTGGGGGCCGTGGGCCGATGCCGGCATGGCTTCCCCTGAAGTTCAGGCGCAGCTCAGAGAGCGTGGCATCAAACTCGTTGATCCGCCAAGAGGCCGGTACATGTTTGAGCGGGAAATCCGCCTGGGCCGCAAAGAGGATGTTGAAATTGTCATCGGCGGCGGACTCTGGGGTTCAAAGGACGAAGAAATCAGGCTCACCGACCAGGACGTTCTGCCATTGCTTGATGGCGATCCTCCCGGACTTGTCGGTCATGAAGTCTGGCACTATAACGAGATCATTGATCTGCCTCGGCATCCCTATCTCCTTTCCCATCTCATGGCGAGCAAACCGGTGATCCCGGTGGCAATCATCATAGAATTGATGGCGGAGATCATTAAATACGGCTGGAATGATTGGATTGTCACCGGCCTTGAAGACCTGCGGATCATCAAGGGAATCATTATTTATCCGGGGCGGACCGGCATCAGAATTACCGTGTATCCCACTGAATCACAGGCGTTGAAAGCCGGAACAAGAGTAGTGGAAGCCAGAGCCTTTCAGGCGGACAATCCCAAGTTCCCGACCCATATGGCGAAATTCACCCTGGCGCATCAATTGCCGGATTCGCCGCGCTATGATCCTGAAACACTGGGTGAATTGGAAGCTTATCCGCTTTCCATTGAAGACTGCTACGACCAGCTGCTTTTTCATGGCCCGAAACTTCAGCATGTCGAGGAAGTCCTGGGAATCGGTGAAAATGCCATTCGCAGCCGCATGAGAATTTCAGATCCTAAAGAATTTCTTGACCGATTCGTGGAACACGGCTGGATAATCGATCCGGTAATCATTGATTGCCTTTCCCAGCAGATTAACTTCTGGACCAGGGCGAAGCTGGGCTCTTCAAGCTTTCCCACGAACCTTGGCAGTTGCCGTCTGTTTAATGCGTCGCCGGCTGAACAGCTTTTTTGCGATACGCGAATCACCAGAGTCAGCAGCGGCGGCAGTCTGGTTGTGGCGGATATCCGGTTGTGGAACGATAAGCACGAGACCGTGATGCTTGTCGAAAACATGGAGTTTTCAAGCAGTGAGAAATTGAATTACCTGCACAAGGAAGAATTGAGATCGGAGATGATTCTAGATGATTGA
- a CDS encoding glycosyltransferase, with translation MNKSSITVAIITRNRAPLLKKALDSLAAQTRPADEILIIDNASTDDTQKVVEQMAQHFPIQYVFEDKIGISSARNAALTECKGEILAFIDDDAVADPHWLNTIDQTFLRNPQAVAVQGRTDNLFPENLYASLVQFISQDMPKLRDRDGNVVKSPSMICSMNLAFKMNPVKNHGIFFDTSLTRGEDRNFGHQLLRNNMLIIYAEDALNYHHWPQTLKGYIGVRWKAGVARGLLKQKFEKGSFNTETRKWGLAKTLKTAWAATKKRNIFRRLSFLSLLVAGKLISEIAQFRTKDE, from the coding sequence ATGAACAAAAGTTCCATCACCGTTGCCATCATAACCCGAAACCGGGCGCCATTGCTGAAAAAAGCCCTGGACAGTCTTGCCGCCCAGACACGCCCGGCCGATGAAATCCTCATCATCGATAATGCATCGACTGATGATACCCAAAAAGTAGTCGAGCAGATGGCGCAACATTTTCCCATACAATACGTTTTTGAAGATAAAATCGGCATCAGCTCTGCCAGAAACGCCGCTTTGACAGAGTGCAAGGGGGAAATACTGGCATTTATTGATGATGATGCCGTGGCAGATCCCCACTGGCTCAACACAATTGACCAAACTTTCCTGAGAAATCCTCAAGCTGTTGCAGTTCAAGGCAGAACAGATAATTTATTTCCTGAAAATCTGTATGCTTCTCTCGTGCAATTCATCAGCCAGGATATGCCCAAACTTCGCGATAGAGACGGCAATGTCGTCAAGTCGCCCTCAATGATCTGCAGCATGAATCTTGCCTTCAAAATGAATCCGGTAAAAAACCATGGAATTTTTTTTGATACATCCCTGACAAGGGGGGAAGACCGTAACTTCGGCCACCAGCTGCTGCGCAATAATATGTTGATTATCTATGCCGAAGATGCGCTAAACTATCATCACTGGCCCCAAACCCTCAAAGGGTATATTGGGGTGCGCTGGAAGGCGGGCGTTGCCAGAGGGCTCTTGAAACAGAAATTCGAGAAGGGGTCGTTTAATACGGAAACAAGAAAATGGGGATTGGCAAAAACCCTGAAAACCGCCTGGGCAGCAACAAAAAAAAGAAATATCTTCCGGCGGTTATCGTTT
- a CDS encoding glycosyltransferase, translating into MTALESIIIYRDLILPPSETFIRNQAGTLRKFTPYFIGSRRVPGLELPNNQVFLLNNGTALGLIREAMYKLFGFAPYLEKKINEINPRLVHVHMGKDATLYLPLHKNKRIPLIVTFHGTDAYTSDEWKRKQKRITFKIYLRRRARLIHTADLFIAVSNSVKQGLLAQGYPEGKILVHYIGIDLDQFKPDQTIQREPVVLFVSRLEEFKGCQYLIEAMAEIQKLRPDIRLVVIGDGPYRQTLEKQTQISLKNIEFLGTQPHDVVKEWMNKATVLSVPSLWEGLPTFVQEAMAMGLPMALFDVAPVREALGEDLADCLAKPKNSHELAEKIMRLFDNNDLWQRLSVIGRKRALELFDLKKQTKILEDTYKEQIKKHKK; encoded by the coding sequence ATGACTGCGCTGGAATCCATCATCATTTACAGGGATCTTATCCTCCCACCATCCGAAACCTTCATCAGAAACCAGGCCGGAACGCTCAGGAAATTCACGCCGTATTTTATAGGCTCCCGGCGAGTACCCGGGTTGGAGCTGCCAAATAATCAAGTTTTTTTATTAAATAACGGCACAGCTCTGGGCCTTATCCGCGAGGCAATGTATAAGCTTTTTGGTTTTGCGCCGTATCTTGAAAAAAAAATCAATGAAATAAATCCCCGCCTTGTTCATGTGCATATGGGAAAGGACGCAACCCTCTATCTGCCGCTCCATAAAAACAAAAGAATCCCGCTGATCGTCACCTTTCACGGCACCGACGCATACACTTCGGATGAGTGGAAAAGAAAGCAGAAAAGAATCACCTTTAAAATATACCTTCGGAGACGTGCCAGACTCATCCATACCGCCGACCTTTTCATTGCTGTATCAAACTCCGTGAAACAAGGGCTTCTGGCTCAGGGATATCCCGAAGGAAAAATCCTTGTCCATTATATCGGCATCGATCTTGACCAATTCAAACCCGATCAGACCATCCAGCGGGAACCCGTTGTCCTTTTTGTGAGCCGCCTGGAAGAATTCAAAGGCTGCCAGTATTTGATTGAAGCCATGGCGGAAATCCAGAAACTCAGGCCGGACATTCGACTTGTGGTGATCGGTGACGGACCGTATCGTCAAACTCTCGAGAAACAGACGCAGATCTCTCTGAAAAACATCGAATTTCTGGGAACACAACCCCATGATGTGGTAAAAGAATGGATGAATAAAGCAACCGTCCTGAGCGTTCCGAGCCTGTGGGAAGGTTTACCGACCTTTGTGCAGGAAGCAATGGCCATGGGGCTTCCCATGGCTTTATTCGATGTAGCTCCTGTCCGGGAAGCATTGGGTGAAGATTTGGCCGATTGCCTTGCAAAACCAAAAAACAGTCATGAACTTGCAGAAAAAATCATGCGGCTCTTTGATAATAATGATCTGTGGCAGAGATTGAGCGTCATCGGCAGAAAAAGGGCCTTAGAATTATTCGACCTGAAAAAACAGACAAAAATCCTTGAAGATACGTATAAGGAACAGATCAAGAAACACAAAAAATGA